One window of the Candidatus Binataceae bacterium genome contains the following:
- a CDS encoding ATPase, T2SS/T4P/T4SS family: MKQSHDQFLWRRAAELLDIERLLVGEPQEVSGNYDGSSSDCPLFADLGTGAMRALDVSLPARRVEAGIRLLAASAGKTIERDDPFLNLILPNGARFSACLPPASHGPTFSIRMHWRPIRPLAEFIGEPSQLDAIDQAIQQRDNIVVVGATSAGKTTLLNAFVGRLIDLFPQERLGVIEDEPELQIEARNCIRRVAHGKANMRRHVREMLRMRPDRIIVGEVRGGEALDLLKVWNTGHSGGFTTLHANNARAGLLRLESLTEEAGVAANPRLIAESVNLVIFIGRRPDGTRRIVEMVRVEGYAPDGGYQLRRIATAEEHA; the protein is encoded by the coding sequence ATGAAGCAAAGCCACGATCAATTCCTGTGGCGACGGGCAGCAGAGCTCCTGGATATCGAGCGTCTTCTTGTCGGCGAGCCGCAGGAGGTTTCAGGCAACTATGATGGCTCGTCTTCAGATTGCCCGCTATTCGCGGATCTTGGGACCGGTGCAATGCGCGCACTTGACGTCTCACTGCCCGCTCGGCGGGTGGAGGCCGGCATTCGTCTGTTGGCTGCGAGCGCTGGCAAAACGATCGAGCGCGACGATCCATTTCTCAATCTGATTCTGCCCAACGGCGCTCGATTCTCGGCGTGCCTCCCGCCAGCGTCCCACGGACCGACTTTTTCGATCCGCATGCACTGGCGTCCGATTCGGCCGCTCGCGGAATTCATCGGCGAGCCTTCCCAGCTAGATGCTATCGACCAAGCGATTCAGCAGCGGGACAACATTGTGGTCGTCGGCGCGACCAGCGCGGGTAAAACCACGCTGCTGAATGCCTTCGTTGGTCGTCTGATTGATCTCTTTCCGCAGGAACGCCTCGGAGTAATTGAGGACGAACCCGAACTCCAAATCGAGGCGCGCAACTGCATACGCCGGGTCGCACACGGCAAGGCGAACATGCGCCGGCATGTTCGCGAGATGCTCCGCATGCGGCCGGACCGAATCATCGTGGGCGAGGTGCGCGGCGGCGAAGCGCTCGATCTGCTGAAGGTTTGGAATACGGGACACTCGGGCGGATTCACGACTCTGCATGCGAACAATGCCCGGGCCGGGCTTCTCCGTCTGGAGAGTCTGACCGAAGAGGCCGGCGTCGCAGCCAATCCACGCCTCATCGCCGAGAGCGTCAATCTCGTGATTTTCATTGGCCGCCGTCCGGACGGTACGCGACGGATTGTGGAGATGGTGCGGGTCGA